One stretch of Paenibacillus sp. FSL R5-0341 DNA includes these proteins:
- a CDS encoding SpoIID/LytB domain-containing protein: MGKAIRTKKWSRRLKVLAAALLTVGCLQVPAFAAGNDGQTIRVAMFANLGSTYKSTTPLITLESTGQWSIQSESGANVSLPAGQVRFSADGFRVKVLETADFKAASAAAKLLQATADKPLLFTTSLNGNAIYQLYTGNYATEALAGQAVTRVQKVAAAQLAGQKPAVTGSKRLSAGTYGSIQEAEAAQASLLSTGVSAYPVLQLSGGSQAYAVWVGEASTDAELSTLKKSVEAKAPGVSLSPVNNSAGLIIRQDAGLSTDALKTAPHYTIAGTDSKALVQGNSNGIKVVERSQRTYRGDMEISIVSGDLALVNVVPLEQYLYSVVGAEVYSSWPAEALKVQAVAARSYALQQGERFKIANVVDTTLSQAYNGIGSENDKVTSAVDATAGEVVKSGGKIIEAVFSSNAGGQTAHPSEVWNGGAGVFTNVVSSGDTSAQAGLHTWYHVLLSSGVSGYIREDNIKELTTKTNAGLAKVTVTAQNTNVRAIPLIQSTVEPVAKMNPGNEAVVLAKVAQSNDYAWVRGPFTSAQLVKSLQGKTTASVPASISTLEVTKRGPSGRALEVTANGQAMTVKYADTYRSALGGLPSTLFDIAGTGSYTVLGADGKTASKTGSNGASVLSSSGTGTSSGNALVVMSGDGQARAVTQGQTYMFIGQGNGHGLGLSQWGAKGMADEGYDYQAILKHYYQNATIVKE; encoded by the coding sequence GTGGGAAAAGCAATACGAACGAAGAAGTGGAGTCGTCGATTGAAGGTACTGGCGGCAGCTCTTTTGACAGTGGGTTGTCTGCAAGTGCCTGCATTTGCAGCAGGAAATGACGGACAGACGATCCGGGTAGCCATGTTTGCGAATCTGGGTAGTACGTATAAATCAACTACACCACTCATTACGCTTGAATCGACGGGACAATGGAGCATCCAATCGGAGAGTGGCGCAAATGTAAGTCTCCCGGCAGGGCAAGTCCGTTTCAGTGCAGATGGATTCCGAGTGAAGGTGTTGGAAACTGCGGACTTTAAGGCGGCATCCGCAGCAGCAAAATTGTTGCAGGCAACCGCGGATAAGCCGTTGCTGTTCACAACCTCTTTAAATGGAAATGCGATCTACCAGCTCTACACAGGTAACTATGCAACGGAGGCTCTGGCAGGACAAGCTGTTACACGAGTACAAAAGGTAGCAGCAGCTCAATTGGCTGGTCAAAAGCCAGCTGTAACGGGAAGTAAACGCCTGTCTGCTGGAACCTATGGTTCGATTCAGGAAGCAGAGGCAGCACAAGCCAGCCTTTTATCAACAGGAGTTAGTGCCTATCCAGTCCTTCAATTAAGTGGGGGAAGTCAAGCATATGCGGTATGGGTGGGTGAAGCTTCTACGGATGCGGAATTATCCACATTGAAGAAAAGTGTGGAAGCCAAAGCTCCGGGGGTAAGCCTTTCACCTGTCAACAATAGTGCAGGGCTCATCATCCGTCAGGATGCCGGATTAAGTACGGATGCACTCAAAACAGCTCCGCATTACACCATTGCAGGTACTGATTCCAAAGCATTGGTACAAGGGAATAGCAATGGTATCAAAGTAGTGGAGCGTTCCCAGCGAACGTATCGTGGAGATATGGAAATCAGTATCGTGAGCGGTGATCTGGCGTTGGTCAACGTCGTTCCACTGGAGCAATACCTGTACTCTGTTGTAGGGGCAGAGGTGTATTCCTCTTGGCCTGCTGAGGCTCTTAAAGTTCAAGCCGTAGCTGCTCGATCCTACGCGCTTCAACAGGGTGAACGTTTCAAAATTGCCAATGTCGTGGATACAACTCTCAGCCAAGCCTATAACGGGATTGGTTCGGAAAACGATAAAGTAACCAGTGCAGTAGATGCAACGGCTGGAGAAGTGGTCAAGAGCGGTGGTAAAATCATCGAAGCTGTGTTCTCCTCCAATGCGGGCGGACAGACGGCTCATCCTTCTGAGGTATGGAACGGCGGAGCAGGTGTGTTCACCAATGTCGTTAGCTCAGGGGATACATCAGCCCAGGCAGGATTACATACGTGGTACCATGTGCTGCTGAGTTCAGGCGTTAGCGGGTACATTCGTGAGGATAACATCAAAGAATTAACGACCAAGACCAATGCGGGACTGGCCAAAGTGACGGTAACGGCTCAGAACACCAATGTACGTGCCATTCCGTTAATTCAATCCACCGTTGAACCCGTAGCCAAAATGAATCCAGGTAACGAAGCTGTTGTACTGGCAAAAGTGGCTCAATCCAATGACTACGCCTGGGTGAGAGGACCTTTCACTTCAGCTCAGTTGGTTAAATCTCTTCAGGGTAAAACGACAGCATCTGTTCCTGCTTCAATTTCAACCTTGGAAGTAACCAAGCGTGGACCTTCCGGAAGAGCACTTGAAGTCACTGCCAACGGACAGGCTATGACGGTGAAATATGCTGATACCTACCGCTCTGCGCTGGGTGGATTACCGAGCACTTTATTTGATATTGCAGGGACCGGAAGTTATACTGTATTAGGCGCTGACGGCAAAACAGCCAGTAAAACCGGCTCAAATGGTGCCTCTGTATTGTCTTCTTCTGGCACAGGAACGTCATCCGGTAATGCACTCGTGGTTATGAGTGGTGATGGTCAAGCGAGAGCGGTAACGCAGGGTCAGACCTACATGTTCATCGGTCAGGGTAATGGCCACGGATTAGGCTTGTCCCAATGGGGAGCCAAAGGCATGGCAGATGAAGGGTATGATTACCAGGCAATATTGAAACACTATTATCAAAATGCGACTATTGTTAAGGAATGA
- the ruvB gene encoding Holliday junction branch migration DNA helicase RuvB yields the protein MDDRIISANLMMEDQNVELSLRPRYLNEYIGQNQVKENLKIYIEAAKFRNEALDHVLLYGPPGLGKTTLANIIANELGVNLRTTSGPAIERPGDLAALLTNLQEGDVLFIDEIHRLHRTVEEVMYPAMEDSALDIMIGKGPSARSVRLDLPPFTLIGATTRAGLLSAPLRDRFGVISRLEFYTVDELAYIVSRSTEILGVEIVGDAAEEIALRSRGTPRIANRLLKRVRDFAQVRGDGIITQTLAEEALQRLQIDPRGLDEIDHKMLKSMINSFRGGPVGLDTIAATIGEESQTIEDVYEPYLLQIGMIQRTPRGRIVTDLAYHHLGLPVPPRDGK from the coding sequence ATGGATGATCGGATTATTTCCGCGAACCTGATGATGGAGGACCAGAATGTTGAGTTGAGCCTTCGTCCTCGGTATCTAAATGAATATATCGGGCAGAATCAGGTGAAGGAAAATTTAAAGATATATATTGAAGCTGCCAAATTTCGTAATGAGGCATTGGATCACGTTTTGTTATACGGACCACCTGGACTTGGTAAAACAACACTTGCCAATATTATTGCCAACGAATTGGGCGTTAACTTACGAACGACGTCGGGCCCGGCCATTGAACGCCCGGGTGATCTTGCAGCATTGTTAACCAATCTGCAGGAAGGTGACGTCCTGTTTATTGATGAGATTCATCGTTTGCATCGTACGGTTGAAGAAGTTATGTACCCCGCTATGGAAGATTCGGCATTGGATATTATGATTGGTAAAGGTCCGAGTGCACGTTCCGTTCGGCTGGATCTGCCACCATTCACTCTGATTGGGGCTACAACGCGTGCTGGTTTGCTGTCTGCGCCACTTCGAGACCGATTTGGTGTTATCAGTCGATTAGAATTCTATACGGTTGATGAGCTGGCTTATATCGTCTCACGCTCTACCGAAATTTTGGGTGTGGAGATTGTGGGAGATGCTGCGGAAGAGATTGCATTGCGCTCGCGTGGGACACCGAGGATCGCGAACCGTTTGCTAAAACGGGTACGTGACTTTGCACAGGTGCGTGGTGATGGAATTATAACGCAGACACTGGCGGAAGAAGCGCTGCAACGTCTCCAGATTGATCCACGTGGCTTGGATGAGATTGATCATAAGATGCTCAAATCGATGATCAACAGCTTCCGGGGAGGCCCGGTAGGGTTGGATACCATTGCTGCTACAATCGGTGAAGAAAGTCAAACGATCGAAGATGTATATGAACCGTATCTGCTTCAGATTGGTATGATTCAGCGTACACCAAGGGGGAGGATTGTAACAGACCTCGCCTATCATCACTTGGGTCTGCCTGTTCCACCAAGAGACGGGAAATAA
- the ruvA gene encoding Holliday junction branch migration protein RuvA — translation MIDFLRGQFIHVENDYIVLDVHGVGYRVFCPNPFAFAKQEGEITVYTHHHVREDAMLLFGFVTRDEQRLFRKLIEVSGIGPKVALGILAGGTPEHVVTAIYQENLTFLTKLPGIGKKTAQRMILDLKDKLDSFGAAAYATGLFAPPSEESGSGSAWDEAREGLKALGYTDSELDKVWLKLKKDVTTADSVDVLMKKALQMLFTG, via the coding sequence ATGATTGATTTTCTAAGAGGACAGTTCATTCATGTAGAGAATGATTATATTGTGCTGGATGTTCATGGTGTGGGGTATCGCGTTTTCTGTCCCAATCCATTTGCGTTTGCGAAGCAAGAAGGCGAAATTACGGTGTACACTCATCATCATGTGCGTGAGGATGCGATGTTGCTGTTTGGATTTGTTACACGGGATGAACAGCGTTTATTCCGTAAACTGATTGAAGTATCTGGTATCGGTCCCAAAGTGGCGCTGGGCATACTCGCTGGAGGTACACCAGAACATGTGGTTACGGCGATTTACCAGGAGAATCTGACGTTCTTGACCAAATTGCCAGGTATCGGCAAGAAGACTGCACAACGCATGATCCTGGATCTCAAGGATAAGCTGGATAGTTTTGGCGCGGCTGCCTATGCAACAGGTTTGTTCGCTCCTCCATCGGAAGAGTCGGGAAGTGGTTCAGCCTGGGATGAGGCACGTGAAGGTCTTAAGGCACTTGGTTATACTGACAGTGAGCTTGATAAAGTATGGCTCAAATTGAAAAAGGATGTTACTACAGCGGATTCCGTTGATGTGTTAATGAAAAAGGCGCTGCAAATGCTGTTTACGGGATAA
- the ruvC gene encoding crossover junction endodeoxyribonuclease RuvC yields MRFLGIDPGIAIVGFGFVDKIGSKVVPVQYGCIQTEAHTPEEERLLHVYEGMVQLIDKYKPDAVALEKLFFNRNVTTAMSVSQARGVMVLAAAQKGLPIAEYTPMQIKQAVVGYGKAEKKQVQEMVKMFLRLQVVPKPDDVADALAVAVCHAHSYTLNSKLNEVLRK; encoded by the coding sequence TTGCGTTTTTTGGGAATTGACCCGGGGATTGCGATTGTTGGTTTTGGTTTTGTGGATAAAATCGGCAGTAAGGTGGTACCCGTACAATATGGATGTATTCAGACGGAAGCTCATACCCCTGAAGAGGAACGGTTGCTTCACGTATATGAAGGTATGGTGCAATTGATTGATAAATACAAACCGGACGCAGTAGCTCTGGAGAAACTTTTTTTCAATCGGAACGTTACAACAGCAATGTCTGTCAGTCAGGCCAGAGGAGTTATGGTACTCGCTGCCGCGCAGAAGGGTTTGCCTATTGCAGAGTATACGCCAATGCAGATCAAGCAGGCCGTTGTTGGGTACGGTAAAGCGGAGAAGAAGCAAGTACAGGAGATGGTCAAAATGTTCTTGCGTCTTCAAGTCGTACCTAAGCCGGATGACGTAGCGGATGCATTGGCTGTAGCTGTGTGCCACGCACACTCTTATACATTAAATTCCAAGTTGAATGAGGTATTGCGAAAATGA
- a CDS encoding BofC C-terminal domain-containing protein, producing the protein MNTFNFRKQFKRRWRRWKRTLWMTAALLAVTILAYSGLPISSTIERLLTTNFSEATSVMGPVTQETRSEQEIQALVEQLDADPNHLTSVVLETQYICGVETEQLGKMARPQLKMLLTQHPEWDATVGTKDELHLKQRVDDLSPLCKQQAYISIDAVGNLNLYEGKPAEEKVIRTFFQLDVGTLESSLPEGVLEQLQQGIRIQDKDEYDSVISTFSDYAVDEDHHLIRNGG; encoded by the coding sequence GTGAACACGTTTAACTTCAGAAAACAATTCAAGAGACGCTGGCGACGGTGGAAAAGAACATTATGGATGACCGCGGCTTTACTTGCAGTTACCATATTGGCTTATAGCGGGTTGCCTATCTCATCTACGATTGAACGTTTACTGACGACTAATTTCAGTGAGGCAACCAGTGTGATGGGACCTGTTACGCAGGAAACAAGATCTGAACAGGAGATTCAGGCGCTAGTAGAGCAACTTGATGCTGATCCGAATCATTTAACGAGTGTGGTTCTGGAAACACAGTACATCTGCGGAGTGGAAACAGAGCAGTTAGGCAAGATGGCTAGACCACAATTGAAGATGCTGCTGACTCAACATCCGGAATGGGATGCTACGGTTGGAACAAAAGACGAGCTTCACTTGAAGCAACGTGTAGATGACCTCTCACCGCTCTGTAAACAGCAGGCGTACATCAGCATAGATGCTGTAGGTAATCTTAATTTGTATGAGGGTAAGCCAGCAGAAGAGAAGGTCATTCGTACATTCTTTCAATTGGATGTTGGGACGTTGGAGAGTTCTTTACCTGAAGGCGTACTGGAGCAATTGCAGCAGGGTATTCGGATTCAGGACAAGGATGAATATGATAGCGTAATTTCTACGTTTAGTGACTATGCAGTTGATGAGGACCATCATCTAATCCGCAATGGTGGGTAA
- a CDS encoding LysM peptidoglycan-binding domain-containing protein, which produces MKIHMVKKGDTLYLLSQKYNVALDKLIAANPQITNPDKLDIGMKVKIPAEPVTPKPEGVLHSHKVQQGDSLWKLSQAWGVPLKDMINANPQLKNPNALLVGETVYIPSMHTQGNTTSNTGASNIAAHEKLSPEGKEYTGVKEPEPPAPVAPVPPAPVAEVPVPVPVPVPPPANPEKPNVKPELEALPQLPVLPEVKPEKETHKKEEVKPEVNVKPVAESKKYTMPNLSPEIMPLPVMPNTKSPAEVAPATKKPCGCGNKLHHAPAEHPYVQIPVPVQEVYGVQQDTYTAGASNNAPFPGIPEVSPYSGSDLPNSPWTGAEQSHNHNNVMPNLSPEMQNNSFPISPAGHVNSPFPSYVAPSHMNHQPPFISPYSMLPYPPCGCGSHTHVPQYTYPSHGYQDPAWNMYGPSYGMPPEMSTSTMPNQPIEYAYQNPYPTQNMVPPSPLGAFGELYPPQGQGKGGKKGGRDDANLSQVGLEEAGADSEAKSKQAGNKPTAAKRRTTKAPLKNKSKVSVSGKTSRESTTTSNQRKSNKKRRNPWIQN; this is translated from the coding sequence GTGAAAATACACATGGTGAAAAAAGGCGACACATTATATCTGCTGTCCCAAAAATACAATGTAGCGCTGGACAAATTAATCGCGGCTAATCCGCAAATCACAAATCCCGACAAGTTGGATATTGGCATGAAGGTCAAAATCCCTGCAGAGCCAGTAACACCGAAACCTGAAGGAGTGCTGCACAGTCACAAGGTTCAGCAAGGAGATTCGTTATGGAAGTTGTCACAAGCTTGGGGAGTTCCTTTAAAAGATATGATCAATGCCAATCCGCAGTTGAAAAATCCGAACGCTCTGCTGGTGGGGGAAACGGTCTACATTCCCTCGATGCATACACAAGGAAACACCACGTCTAATACGGGTGCCAGCAACATTGCTGCGCATGAAAAGCTTTCGCCAGAAGGTAAGGAATACACAGGAGTCAAAGAACCGGAACCACCGGCGCCAGTTGCACCAGTTCCTCCTGCTCCGGTAGCAGAGGTTCCAGTTCCGGTCCCAGTTCCTGTACCACCACCAGCCAATCCGGAAAAGCCAAATGTGAAGCCTGAACTGGAGGCACTGCCACAGTTGCCTGTACTTCCTGAAGTGAAGCCTGAAAAGGAAACGCACAAAAAAGAAGAGGTTAAACCTGAAGTTAACGTAAAACCGGTAGCAGAATCCAAGAAATACACAATGCCCAATCTTTCGCCTGAAATTATGCCCTTGCCTGTAATGCCAAATACAAAATCTCCAGCTGAGGTTGCACCAGCAACGAAAAAACCTTGCGGTTGTGGTAATAAGTTGCATCATGCGCCAGCAGAGCATCCTTATGTTCAAATCCCTGTCCCTGTACAAGAGGTGTATGGTGTTCAGCAAGACACGTACACGGCAGGAGCGAGCAACAATGCACCGTTCCCGGGGATTCCGGAAGTTAGTCCTTACAGTGGCAGTGATCTGCCGAACAGTCCTTGGACTGGGGCGGAGCAGAGCCATAATCACAACAACGTTATGCCAAATTTATCCCCAGAAATGCAAAACAATTCATTTCCAATATCGCCAGCTGGCCATGTGAATAGTCCATTTCCATCGTATGTCGCACCTAGTCATATGAATCATCAGCCACCTTTTATATCCCCATATTCGATGCTTCCTTACCCTCCATGCGGATGTGGTTCACATACACATGTGCCTCAGTATACTTATCCTTCACATGGTTATCAGGATCCAGCTTGGAATATGTACGGTCCTTCGTACGGTATGCCGCCTGAAATGTCCACATCAACGATGCCAAACCAGCCTATCGAGTATGCTTATCAGAACCCGTACCCTACCCAGAATATGGTCCCACCGTCCCCGCTTGGTGCTTTCGGTGAATTGTACCCTCCACAAGGCCAAGGTAAGGGTGGTAAAAAAGGGGGGCGTGACGACGCTAACTTAAGTCAGGTAGGGCTTGAAGAGGCTGGAGCGGATTCAGAGGCGAAGTCCAAGCAAGCCGGGAATAAGCCGACCGCTGCGAAACGTAGAACAACCAAGGCTCCTTTGAAGAATAAATCCAAGGTATCCGTGTCTGGGAAAACATCCAGAGAGAGTACCACTACTTCCAACCAGCGGAAATCCAATAAAAAGCGCCGTAATCCATGGATACAAAACTAA
- the ilvE gene encoding branched-chain-amino-acid transaminase: MAEQWIYLDGQYVTKENATVSVYDHGFLYGDGIFEGIRIYNGNIFRCKAHLDRLYDSAKSISLNIPLSIDEMLEVMAETVRRNDMRNGYIRLIVSRGPGNLGLDPLRCPKASVIIIVEQLAIYPEEAYLTGLKAVSVSQRRNIPDALNPKIKSLNYLNNILVKIQSNYSGAGEAIMLNSQGYVTEGSSDNIFIIKNGVVYTPPCYLGALEGITRQAIIDLCGELELELKEVPFTLHDVYIADEVFFTGTAAEVIAAYEVDGRTIGTGVAGPVTLRLLEAFRQIVDKDGYKVWES, encoded by the coding sequence GTGGCAGAACAATGGATCTATTTAGATGGTCAGTATGTGACCAAGGAGAACGCAACCGTTTCGGTATATGACCATGGATTTTTGTATGGAGACGGGATTTTCGAGGGTATTCGGATCTATAACGGAAACATTTTCAGATGTAAGGCCCACTTGGATCGTTTGTATGATTCAGCGAAATCCATCAGTTTGAACATCCCGCTGTCCATTGATGAGATGCTGGAAGTCATGGCTGAAACGGTACGCCGTAATGATATGCGTAATGGTTATATTCGTCTTATTGTATCGCGTGGCCCTGGTAATCTGGGGTTGGACCCGCTACGTTGCCCTAAGGCATCTGTAATCATCATTGTGGAGCAATTGGCGATCTATCCGGAGGAAGCATATCTTACTGGATTGAAAGCAGTGTCTGTATCCCAACGCCGAAACATTCCGGACGCATTGAATCCGAAAATTAAATCGTTGAACTACCTGAATAACATCCTGGTTAAAATCCAGTCTAACTATTCAGGTGCTGGTGAAGCGATTATGCTGAACTCCCAAGGTTACGTAACTGAGGGTTCAAGTGATAACATCTTCATCATCAAAAATGGTGTAGTGTACACGCCCCCTTGTTATCTCGGAGCACTTGAAGGAATTACACGTCAAGCGATTATCGATCTATGTGGCGAACTGGAGCTTGAATTAAAAGAAGTGCCATTCACCCTGCATGATGTGTATATCGCAGACGAAGTCTTTTTCACCGGGACAGCTGCAGAAGTTATCGCTGCATATGAAGTCGATGGAAGAACAATTGGTACGGGTGTAGCAGGTCCGGTAACGCTGAGACTGCTTGAAGCATTCCGTCAGATTGTTGACAAAGATGGCTATAAAGTGTGGGAATCTTAA
- the pheA gene encoding prephenate dehydratase, which translates to MKRIAVLPEGSVSHEAIDFLFNGESLDLLHSKLISDVFRATDSGNAQYSVIPIENTIEGSVSLHMDWLVNEVDIPMQAEWVYPSIQNVIGHGSEFKTESGEYDFGRITKIMSHPVAIPQCQNFIRLHSPGADLEGVNSTAEAVEIVKKNPGKGWVAIGTKLAAQKHGLDIMAERVTDHDNNYTRFVLIGHEPVNIPREPDHVKTSLLVTLPEDAPGALHQVLSAFAWRKLNLTRLESRPTKKRLGSYYFYIDVVETVDSVLLTAAMSEIEALNCQVRVLGSYPCYTYPSR; encoded by the coding sequence ATGAAACGAATTGCAGTATTACCTGAAGGCTCAGTTTCTCATGAAGCGATTGATTTCCTGTTTAACGGTGAATCGTTAGATTTGCTTCACTCCAAGCTGATTTCGGATGTTTTTCGAGCAACGGATAGCGGGAATGCACAATACAGTGTTATCCCAATTGAAAATACAATTGAAGGTTCTGTTAGCCTCCATATGGACTGGCTTGTGAACGAGGTGGACATTCCGATGCAAGCGGAATGGGTGTACCCATCCATCCAGAATGTGATTGGACATGGCTCGGAATTTAAGACGGAGAGCGGCGAGTATGATTTCGGTAGAATTACCAAGATCATGTCCCATCCTGTGGCTATTCCACAGTGTCAGAATTTTATTCGCCTGCATTCGCCTGGGGCAGACCTTGAAGGCGTGAACAGTACAGCCGAAGCTGTAGAAATTGTGAAAAAAAATCCAGGTAAGGGCTGGGTGGCGATCGGTACAAAGCTTGCTGCTCAGAAGCATGGCCTGGACATTATGGCTGAACGAGTTACAGATCATGACAACAACTATACGCGTTTTGTGCTCATCGGTCATGAACCTGTGAACATTCCGCGTGAACCGGATCATGTGAAAACCAGCTTGCTGGTGACGTTGCCAGAAGATGCACCGGGTGCGTTGCATCAGGTATTGTCGGCTTTTGCTTGGCGGAAGCTGAACCTGACCCGTCTTGAATCACGTCCAACGAAGAAACGATTGGGCAGTTACTATTTTTACATTGATGTTGTAGAAACGGTCGATTCGGTTTTGCTGACCGCAGCCATGTCCGAGATTGAAGCATTGAATTGTCAGGTGCGCGTTCTGGGTAGCTATCCTTGTTATACATATCCTTCGAGGTAA
- the thrB gene encoding homoserine kinase translates to MSLREKVTVKIPASTANLGPGFDTLGMALSLYAWLEMKPAEQTTFHLHGNHLTGLPTDKSNLIYEVAQMVFNEAGVSVPELEISMYSDIPLTRGLGSSASAIVGALAAANALIGAPLSDAKLLDMATSLEKHPDNVGASLYGGIITAAWDGERVDHIRIEPHQDLQGLVIVPEFQLSTSKARNVIPEQFGMSDVVHNISRSSLLVAALASGRLDMIQKAMSDRIHQPYRASLVPGMAEILEHAVDHGALGAALSGAGPTVLTLVDRHDTRKAELEQYLLDTMEREGISASALWLDPDLDGVTVLPDQDERPFLDRIKGEVNA, encoded by the coding sequence ATGAGTTTGCGTGAAAAGGTAACCGTAAAAATACCTGCAAGTACAGCCAATCTCGGTCCGGGGTTTGATACCCTGGGCATGGCATTGTCTTTGTATGCCTGGTTGGAAATGAAACCTGCCGAGCAGACGACATTTCATCTTCATGGCAATCATTTGACAGGCCTGCCAACAGATAAATCGAATTTGATTTACGAAGTTGCACAGATGGTATTCAATGAAGCTGGGGTGTCTGTACCTGAATTGGAGATTTCCATGTATTCCGATATTCCGCTTACACGGGGACTCGGGAGCAGTGCATCGGCCATCGTTGGTGCACTGGCGGCAGCGAATGCATTAATTGGCGCTCCATTATCCGATGCCAAGCTCTTGGATATGGCCACATCCCTTGAGAAACATCCTGATAATGTGGGTGCATCTCTATATGGCGGTATTATTACAGCTGCATGGGATGGTGAGCGGGTGGATCATATTCGCATTGAGCCACATCAAGATCTGCAAGGTTTGGTTATTGTACCTGAATTTCAGCTGTCTACTTCAAAAGCAAGGAATGTGATTCCAGAGCAATTTGGCATGTCTGATGTCGTGCATAACATTAGCAGATCCTCGCTGCTGGTTGCAGCTTTGGCAAGTGGTCGACTGGATATGATACAGAAGGCGATGTCAGATCGAATTCACCAACCATACCGGGCATCATTGGTACCAGGCATGGCTGAAATATTGGAACACGCTGTCGATCATGGAGCTTTGGGAGCTGCACTGAGCGGAGCTGGGCCAACTGTGTTGACTTTGGTAGATCGTCATGACACACGAAAAGCGGAATTGGAACAATATTTGCTGGACACCATGGAGCGGGAGGGCATATCTGCTTCAGCACTGTGGCTCGATCCGGATTTGGACGGTGTAACCGTGCTGCCTGATCAAGACGAACGTCCATTTTTGGACAGAATCAAAGGGGAAGTTAATGCATGA
- the thrC gene encoding threonine synthase — translation MRYQGLLQTYREHLPVNENTPLLTLQEGNTPLIHAENLSEELGLNVYFKYEGLNPTGSFKDRGMVMAVAKAMEEGSRTIMCASTGNTSAAAAAYAARGGLNCIVLIPNNNIALGKLAQAMIYGAKVIAINGNFDRALEIVREITAKHPITLVNSVNPFRIEGQKTAAFEVIEQLGEAPDVLAIPVGNAGNISAYWKGFKEYKEAGKSNTLPRMVGFEAEGAMAIVKGEPILEPETVATAIRIGNPASWKTAVAAAEESGGQINYVTDEQILTAYRTLASREGIFAEPASAASLAGVYKLKSEGYFKGGETVVCVLTGNGLKDPNIAIKTVATEPLVVEDTEEAVMAAIAQLEQQSV, via the coding sequence ATGAGATATCAAGGACTTTTGCAAACATACAGAGAGCACCTTCCAGTTAACGAAAATACACCCCTGCTTACGCTTCAGGAAGGAAACACACCTTTGATTCATGCAGAGAATCTGTCTGAGGAACTCGGCTTAAATGTTTACTTCAAGTATGAAGGCTTGAACCCTACGGGTTCTTTCAAAGACCGCGGAATGGTTATGGCTGTTGCTAAAGCCATGGAAGAGGGCAGCCGTACGATCATGTGTGCATCTACAGGTAACACATCAGCAGCTGCTGCGGCCTATGCCGCACGTGGTGGTCTCAATTGTATCGTGCTGATCCCGAATAACAACATTGCACTGGGTAAACTGGCCCAAGCCATGATCTATGGAGCTAAAGTGATTGCGATCAATGGTAACTTTGACCGAGCACTGGAGATTGTGCGTGAGATCACAGCCAAGCATCCGATCACACTTGTAAACTCCGTAAATCCGTTCCGGATTGAAGGACAGAAGACAGCGGCGTTTGAAGTTATTGAACAACTTGGCGAAGCACCGGACGTTCTGGCTATTCCAGTCGGTAATGCGGGTAATATCTCGGCTTATTGGAAAGGTTTCAAAGAATATAAAGAGGCAGGTAAATCTAACACGTTGCCACGCATGGTTGGTTTCGAAGCTGAAGGTGCGATGGCTATTGTCAAAGGTGAGCCGATCCTTGAACCTGAAACGGTGGCAACAGCGATTCGAATTGGTAATCCGGCAAGCTGGAAAACAGCAGTAGCTGCAGCTGAGGAATCTGGCGGACAGATTAACTATGTAACTGATGAACAAATCCTGACAGCGTATCGTACACTTGCTTCTCGTGAAGGGATTTTTGCAGAACCTGCTTCTGCGGCTTCCCTTGCCGGTGTATACAAACTGAAGAGTGAAGGGTACTTTAAAGGCGGAGAGACTGTCGTTTGTGTGTTGACAGGTAATGGCCTGAAAGATCCTAATATTGCAATCAAAACGGTAGCGACTGAGCCACTTGTTGTTGAAGATACGGAAGAAGCAGTAATGGCGGCCATTGCACAACTGGAGCAGCAATCTGTATGA